Proteins encoded by one window of Bubalus bubalis isolate 160015118507 breed Murrah chromosome 4, NDDB_SH_1, whole genome shotgun sequence:
- the LOC102401579 gene encoding olfactory receptor 10C1-like, whose product MSGNQSLCTHFTFVAFSSLAELQPVLFIVFLTIYLFTMGGNLLIIGLIWGTPSLHTPMYFFLVNLSFLEMCYITSVVSQMLVHLLVETKIISVARCAAQMYVFSILGLTECCLLAAMAYDSFVAICHPLHYSLLMGPGVCLKLAAVSWTTGVMVESAQTTWIFTLPFCGTGRIQHFFCDIMPVVELACVDTSHNETTLFAISVLFIMTPCLLILCSYVRILVTILRIPSATGRSKAFSTCSSHILVVSLFYGTALFTYLQRKAAHTPETDKATALMYTVVTPALNPVIYTLRNKEVKEAFQRLTLWSTHRQMT is encoded by the coding sequence ATGAGTGGAAACCAGTCCCTCTGCACCCACTTCACATTTGTAGCATTTTCCTCTCTAGCAGAGTTACAACCTGTGCTCTTCATTGTGTTCTTAACCATATACTTGTTTACCATGGGAGGAAACCTTCTCATCATTGGCTTGATCTGGGGCACCCCTTCCTTGCACACtcccatgtatttcttcctggttaaCCTCTCCTTTCTGGAGATGTGCTATATCACTAGTGTGGTGTCTCAGATGCTGGTGCACTTGCTTGTGGAGACCAAGATCATAAGCGTGGCACGCTGTGCAGCTCAGATGTATGTATTTAGCATCTTGGGACTGACAGAATGCTGCCTGCTAGCAGCCATGGCTTATGACAGCTTTGTAGCTATTTGCCATCCTCTGCATTACTCTCTCCTGATGGGCCCTGGTGTGTGTTTGAAATTGGCTGCAGTATCTTGGACCACTGGGGTCATGGTAGAATCAGCCCAGACCACATGGATCTTCACTCTGCCCTTCTGTGGAACAGGAAGGATCCAGCACTTTTTTTGTGACATCATGCCGGTAGTGGAACTAGCTTGTGTTGATACCTCCCATAATGAGACTACATTGTTTGCTATCTCCGTGCTTTTTATCATGACCCCCTGTCTCCTCATTCTGTGCTCCTATGTGCGCATTCTGGTGACCATCCTGAGAATCCCTTCAGCCACTGGCAGAAGCAAAGCTTTCTCCACTTGCTCATCTCATATCCTGGTTGTTTCTCTCTTCTATGGTACTGCCTTGTTCACTTACCTCCAACGGAAGGCTGCACACACTCCAGAAACAGACAAGGCAACTGCACTCATGTACACAGTGGTCACACCTGCTCTGAATCCAGTTATCTACACCTTGAGAAACAAGGAAGTGAAGGAAGCCTTTCAAAGACTAACACTATGGAGCACTCACAGACAAATGACCTAA